The following proteins are co-located in the Pyricularia oryzae 70-15 chromosome 1, whole genome shotgun sequence genome:
- a CDS encoding C2H2 type zinc finger domain-containing protein: METTALVQPAAPASITPSPGRNTQSQNAQGNSHATSQSLYQCAYCLRRYSRPEHLQRHIATHTLGKRFVCDICEKAFGRGDLLKRHRQNHQDDPTGAKKRRVTSTAGRVTAACQACARARVKCDEIKPCARCKNRNQTCEYSTSEASSAAAMHLLHLSAARSGSGSPDGHDQKSSTKSVSNSPSPLQTHQVIDPASFGQQTPMSVANAFLQPQFALPVQPPLDPRLAGIDSASGSGVMGHPTNGFDGISGAPERDVIMDATCDPPQYQQRTAFAAPPYRPLGGASPPDSAPFAYFMRDILYDELDPSRMVGSQGLSVLDFNANSSLELNDVDFGLLDQWSGHVMPWTDATPQPPAGKAAKAPIDLSKMRQRLVKSWSNSPWRWNPTTRDSGYCEQENLTVPQTDTLLTQVDRIISDKLDPSIRDRILASVLSECRGNDTLRRVASSFPSTEILESLSNIFVASHMSSVSSWLHLPTFQLNSSHPELIACFASAGAAIYPNMTLRRFGQALQEVVRLTLPGRFEESHLRINDIGLVQTLVLMQDLGLWSGNRRKMEIAECHLNIPITMMRYRNKFKRSYYSRIVVTAEDQGEVLEQKWKHWREQESWKRLIFHCHLRDAQKSLITLTPPQVSYAELTLPLPEAKQLWFATTAKEWQTQYLARGEPSSNVLPSLVTLFQDISALGRDRHRLDIQYAIAIYLHGVWSLIWELRQLAAVQRHSIFSRNSASTTPGSQMGTQDPASLLLKSRHHEICKMLEDFSSATSDWNELSAQETLTLNLLQLHLLVSMDELQILSGRENEEQARRVFIHLQTWAESEEARRALWHAGQVLRMAKLFPSGHLKDFYAIGVHHAALTIWTYGVIKNAAGPGNLSGLSLGDLVYLDGPQTSQVTQFINFGQGCPAIRGPTQSVVSNSGNLRQDDERQQQQQKYSGSGVVVAPVSDSYACMNIALEIFYFDRSGSAHEDEEQMLAINENLCQLLAQLRSAARAVAGV, from the exons ATGGAGACCACGGCACTCGTGCAACCAGCAGCACCTGCTTCTATAACACCATCACCAGGGAGAAATACACAATCGCAAAATGCCCAAGGCAACAGCCATGCAACAAGCCAAAGTCTCTATCAGTGCGCATACTGCCTGCGAAGGTACTCTCGTCCTGAGCATCTCCAG AGGCATATAGCCACTCACACCCTCGGAAAGCGCTTTGTTTGCGATATCTGCGAGAAAGCTTTTGGGCGCGGAGATTTGCTGAAAAGGCATCGACAAAACCACCAGGACGATCCCACGGGGGCTAAAAAGAGGAGGGTAACCTCGACAGCTGGCCGGGTCACAGCGGCTTGCCAAGCGTGCGCTCGTGCTCGGGTCAAGTGTGACGAGATCAAGCCGTGTGCCCGCTGCAAGAATCGAAACCAGACATGCGAGTACAGCACGTCCGAAGCCAGCTCTGCAGCCGCCATGCACCTATTACATCTTTCTGCAGCGAGATCTGGCTCGGGATCTCCAGATGGCCATGATCAAAAATCCTCGACAAAGTCCGTCTCGAACTCGCCTTCTCCCTTGCAAACACACCAGGTCATCGACCCAGCGTCCTTCGGCCAACAGACGCCCATGTCTGTTGCCAACGCTTTCTTGCAGCCCCAGTTTGCGCTGCCGGTCCAGCCGCCCCTGGACCCACGCCTCGCTGGGATCGACAGCGCGAGTGGAAGTGGTGTTATGGGCCATCCCACGAACGGCTTTGACGGTATTTCTGGCGCACCGGAGAGGGATGTGATCATGGACGCCACCTGTGACCCCCCGCAGTACCAACAACGTACAGCTTTTGCTGCACCTCCATACAGACCACTAGGCGGTGCAAGCCCTCCGGATTCTGCGCCCTTTGCATATTTTATGCGAGATATTCTTTACGATGAGCTAGATCCATCGAGGATGGTAGGTTCTCAGGGACTGTCTGTCCTGGACTTTAATGCCAACTCGAGTCTGGAGTTGAACGACGTGGATTTCGGTTTGCTGGACCAGTGGAGCGGTCATGTGATGCCCTGGACGGACGCAACCCCTCAGCCACCGGCAGGCAAGGCGGCAAAGGCCCCGATCGACTTGTCCAAGATGAGGCAGCGACTTGTGAAGTCTTGGAGCAACTCGCCATGGCGGTGGAACCCAACCACTCGAGACTCTGGCTACTGTGAACAGGAAAACCTCACGGTTCCCCAGACAGACACTTTGCTCACCCAAGTCGACCGCATCATCTCCGACAAACTGGATCCCTCCATCCGTGACCGCATCCTGGCTTCGGTCTTGAGCGAGTGCCGTGGCAACGATACGCTTCGGCGTGTGGCATCCTCTTTCCCTTCGACCGAAATCTTGGAGTCGCTCAGCAACATATTCGTGGCCTCCCACATGTCTTCGGTGTCTTCTTGGCTACACCTACCTACTTTCCAGCTGAACAGCAGCCATCCAGAGCTTATAGCTTGTTTCGCGTCGGCCGGGGCAGCCATCTATCCCAACATGACGCTGAGGCGCTTTGGTCAAGCTTTGCAGGAAGTCGTGC GCTTGACATTGCCGGGTCGTTTTGAAGAAAGTCATCTTCGCATCAACGACATTGGACTTGTACAGACTCTGGTTTTGATGCAAGACCTCGGGCTGTGGAGTGGTAATCGGCGAAAGATGGAG ATTGCCGAATGCCACCTGAACATTCCAATAACCATGATGCGGTACAGGAACAAGTTCAAGAGGTCATACTACTCCAGGATAGTAGTCACGGCTGAGGATCAAGGTGAAGTGCTCGAGCAGAAATGGAAGCATTGGAGGGAGCAAGAATCGTGGAAGAG GCTTATTTTCCATTGCCATCTGAGAGATGCACAAAAGTCACTGATAACCTTGACACCGCCACAAGTGTCATACGCCGAGCTCACACTACCACTGCCGGAAGCTAAACAGCTCTGGTTTGCCACTACAGCCAAGGAATGGCAGACACAGTACCTCGCGAGGGGCGAGCCGAGCAGCAATGTCCTGCCCTCGCTCGTTACTTTGTTTCAGGACATTAGTGCCCTTGGAAGGGATCGACACCGCCTCGATATACAATACGCCATTGCCATCTATCTTCATGGTGTATGGTCGCTGATATGGGAGCTTCGCCAGCTGGCTGCCGTGCAGCGGCACAGCATATTCTCTCGGAACTCGGCATCAACAACTCCGGGCAGCCAAATGGGTACCCAAGATCCTGCATCCCTGCTCCTCAAGTCCAGACATCACGAGATATGCAAGATGCTGGAAGACTTTTCTTCGGCGACGAGCGACTGGAACGAGCTCTCAGCTCAGGAGACTCTGACGCTCAACTTGCTACAGCTGCATCTTCTTGTGTCCATGGATGAACTACAAATCCTTTCCGGTCGAGAGAACGAGGAGCAGGCCCGTCGCGTTTTCATCCACCTGCAAACATGGGCCGAGTCTGAAGAGGCTCGGAGGGCACTTTGGCATGCTGGTCAGGTGTTGCGGATGGCCAAGCTTTTCCCATCGGGTCATCTCAAGGACTTTTACGCGATTGGTGTGCACCACGCAGCACTTACAATCTGGACTTACGGCGTCATCAAGAATGCGGCTGGACCCGGCAATCTGAGCGGCCTCTCCTTGGGCGACCTAGTGTACTTGGACGGACCACAGACGAGCCAGGTTACGCAGTTTATCAACTTTGGCCAGGGCTGTCCCGCCATCAGGGGACCGACCCAAAGCGTCGTGAGCAACAGCGGGAACCTGAGACAGGACGACGagcgacagcagcagcagcagaagtacagcggcagcggcgtcgTGGTGGCTCCTGTCTCGGATTCGTATGCCTGCATGAACATCGCGCTCGAGATTTTCTACTTTGACAGGTCAGGCAGCGCACATGAAGATGAGGAGCAAATGCTTGCTATCAATGAGAATTTATGCCAACTTCTCGCGCAGCTTCGTAGTGCGGCACGGGCTGTTGCCGGTGTTTGA
- a CDS encoding oxidoreductase, producing the protein MTSTNSAPGLVLPPTPQLPLPNTTGYVDLPTGNAIWYATFGPSLADTLANQRIPIIFLHGALANSDWWGHQIDFLLRHFADHGEDATTLIAIDLRFLGRSTYGLYTGGGSQGNDEYSFPVTFALKTADTIAVLDHLAVPRAAAVGWSNGATVLVDALIKQPARFERVLLHAGFFDAGSSLYHSPPPPPPSSASPEYEPRTLVEMLRLSQRPELVPAVRAAYGAEYAREPHWGPADFARIPPRRGGGDGGGGPLVWFVEGQWEEVVVRGTAAVMASWLPGSEAVVLSGVSHYAHLQDPEQFNAELLRFLRA; encoded by the exons ATGACATCAACAAACAGTGCCCCTGGTCTAGTCCTACCGCCCACACCTCAACTCCCACTCCCAAATACAACCGGGTACGTGGACCTACCCACCGGCAACGCTATCTGGTATGCCACATTCGGCCCTAGCCTGGCCGACACTTTGGCGAACCAGAGAATTCCCATCATATTTCTCCATGGCGCACTTGCCAACTCGGACTGGTGGGGCCACCAGATCGACTTTCTCCTCCGCCACTTTGCCGACCACGGCGAGGACGCAACCACGCTCATCGCCATCGACCTGCGCTTCCTCGGCCGCTCCACCTATGGCCTCTAtaccggcggcggcagccaaggaaaCGACGAGTACAGCTTCCCCGTGACCTTTGCCCTGAAGACGGCCGACACCATCGCGGTGCTCGACCACCTCGCCGTTccgcgcgccgccgccgtcggctGGAGCAACGGCGCCACCGTCCTCGTCGACGCCCTGATCAAGCAGCCGGCGCGGTTCGAGCGCGTCCTGTTGCATGCGGGCTTCTTTGACGCTGGCAGTTCGCTCTACCactctccgccgccgccgccgccttcgTCGGCGTCGCCAGAGTACGAACCCCGTACCCTGGTCGAGATGCTCCGCCTGTCCCAGAGGCCCGAACTCGTCCCCGCGGTCAGGGCCGCCTACGGCGCAGAGTACGCCAGGGAGCCGCACTGGGGCCCCGCGGACTTTGCGAGGATCCCGCCGAGACGTGGAGGaggtgatggtggtggtggcccgCTGGTGTGGTTCGTCGAGGGTCAGTGGGAGGAGGTAGTCGTCCGCGGGACCGCCGCCGTCATGGCGAGTTGGCTTCCTGGCAGCGAGGCGGTAGTGTTATCGGGGGTTAGTCACTATGC GCATCTGCAGGATCCTGAACAATTCAATGCCGAGCTTCTACGCTTCTTGCGCGCCTGA
- a CDS encoding GTP-binding nuclear protein GSP1/Ran has product MAEAQQVPTFKLVLVGDGGTGKTTFVKRHLTGEFEKKYMATLGVEVHPLGFETNFGKIQFDVWDTAGQEKFGGLRDGYYINGQCGIIMFDVTSRITYKNVPNWHRDLVRVCENIPIVLCGNKVDVKERKVKAKTITFHRKKNLQYYDISAKSNYNFEKPFLWLGRKLVGNPGLEFVAAPALAPPTAEVTAEQAAAYEKDLADATRAPLPDDDDEDF; this is encoded by the exons ATGGCCGAGGCTCAGCAAGTCCCCACCTTCAAGCTGGTGCTTGTCGGTGACGGTGGTACCGGAAAG ACCACCTTCGTCAAACGCCACTTGACTGGTGAGTTCGAGAAGAAGTACATGGCCACCCTTGGTGTGGAGGTTCACCCGCTAGGCTTCGAGACG AACTTTGGCAAGATTCAATTCGATGTGTGGGACACCGCAGGCCAGGAGAAGTTCGGTGGTCTGCGTGACGGTTACTACATCAACGGCCAGTGCGGTATCATCATGTTTGACGTCACATCCCGCATCACCTACAAGAACGTCCCCAACTGGCACC GTGACTTGGTTCGTGTGTGCGAGAACATCCCTATTGTTCTCTGCGGTAACAAGGTCGACGTCAAGGAGCGCAAGGTGAAGGCCAAGACCATCACCTTCCACAGGAAGAAGAACCTGCAGTATTACGACATCTCGGCCAAGTCGAACTACAACTTCGAGAAGCCTTTCCTGTGGCTCGGCCGCAAGCTTGTTGGCAACCCCGGTCTG GAATTCGTTGCCGCCCCCGCCCTTGCTCCCCCCACCGCCGAGGTGACCGCAGAGCAGGCGGCCGCGTACGAGAAAGACCTTGCAGATGCTACGCGTGCGCCCCTGcccgatgatgatgatgaagacTTCTGA
- a CDS encoding 26S proteasome non-ATPase regulatory subunit 9, with translation MDSLHAPTIPSGPTTAPTANGRAGHLTIAELQRKKDDLEAELRALGGVLESHNVDMNTNLLTPDGFPRADIDVPQIRTTRARIIHLRNDYKDLMATIEKQLHEHFASLNDEEEEDITANRQQEQQASQLTDSVPETLELPFAKVNSVVDNSPADSAGLKAGDLVRNFGYVNRTNHDGLKKVAECVQGNEGQTILVKVSRSTGSGQTQELQLSIRPRRDWGGRGLLGCHIIPI, from the exons ATGGACAGCCTTCATGCACCTACAATCCCCTCAGGGCCTACAACGGCGCCCACTGCCAATGGACGAGCGGGGCACCTGACCATCGCCGAGCTTCAGCGCAAGAAAGACGACCTTGAGGCCGAGCTCAGGGCATTGGGAGGCGTTCTCGAATCG CATAATGTTGATATGAACACGAACCTCTTGACCCCGGACGGTTTCCCCCGCGCCGATATCGATGTTCCCCAAA TACGCACTACGCGTGCACGCATCATTCATCTGCGGAATGACTACAAGGATTTGATGGCGACCATCGAAAAACAGCTCCACGAGCATTTCGCAAGCCTGAacgacgaggaagaggaagacaTTACTGCCAATCGACAGCAAGAGCAACAAGCATCGCAGCTTACAGATTCAGTGCCAGAAACCCTGGAACTCCCATTTGCAAAGGTGAACAGTGTTGTCGACAATAGTCCGGCTGATTCAGCAGGACTCAAGGCAGGTGACCTTGTGCGCAACTTTGGCTACGTCAATCGTACAAACCACGACGGACTGAAAAAGGTTGCCGAGTGCGTCCAAGGGAACGAAGGA CAAACCATTCTTGTCAAGGTGTCGAGGAGTACCGGCTCGGGCCAAACTCAAGAACTCCAGCTAAGCATAAGGCCTAGGAGGGATTGGGGAGGAAGAGGTCTGCTGGGCTGCCATATCATACCCATCTAA
- a CDS encoding RSP: MPHTTADDVSPTTSSSPESPAASVVVHRTRGAKRSSGVPPLLIHLTKPAARSSGHYECSNLSSSSPRQEGDIGQEVDEAWKTLDDITALQFVLDHDRGALAPPTPISPMFADMDLLTVQRTSQESPTHHKKPFHKWMNTLRKRGMQRLRNADLDPVSPKSFRNIDTEVAKSYQRGHRRCSSSDSSIDFVTAMKSPSISLTSFTAFGLPRRNVGVASNKAPSRTGRSSRASMSGLRTSEDSQYPVRSPAMDPAIVERSLQRRRILDELISTEEGYIADVRFLMNVYVTILASLPTQSPGLRSSINRNMTEIVQLHEELLEELRLAIPDSEFVHYETCTAQPPKSARRGHYRWRSLDSVPEDKSDGMAWLRAIPGVIADPQVAAEVARIFISKMNSFFIYEEYGAKYELMIKDVAEARRTMTDWEKYQKGLETLAASLGPEKSHRESSKKSLTVPDLLVKPIQRVCKYPLLFAELLKYTPVVDCPQSHMVVEDALLRLREATAEINRATDDPKIKCTLQRTWNLQDRLVFADQILDAASKNRIRSFGHIHLCGTLHVCWQTKDSISGQYLICLLYRDWLCIASASRFGQTYTILLCVSLTAVKVEDADNGRGLQCHTAPYSWKLVFQCDNELYEIIMTACSPREYHEWRGRLEQSSSAHVSGPLNPMSFRAHSMNIKSLGAVFGKPGTVARRISIHRASTAGPKMTLCQVVLKNTTVERESSVAVATVSAKTRLHRSQSLVAPPESRVTVLSPSRSDRSRLEAILSDVWTREALPFPGMTVRSRSEHLVRSSASSVMRKLSVASIASSFTKRSVSMASTTTTRACTSVAAAIDDSNNMALVATKSVIKNHRGSSFLRSQKKGDSSSHQTIDTKSVATMPIGSGDDRNSSDGLGSAGVLSVSDTAIDKYGITAGSRDGRAAIGDRSYESTVQISRPDLSMLPLSQVITTFDGVDSALASCQNSVVSSRSDKATAAAEVTSIPLDQPPPGRWDTMSIRVSSDAIPRTPSRRGTGDTAGCGSETPSSIKSARRWTKGGMNRGVSFRGLRNLFA; this comes from the exons ATGCCACATACAACCGCGGACGACGTCTCGCCGACTACTTCCAGCTCGCCGGAATCACCGGCAGCCTCTGTGGTCGTCCATCGGACCAGGGGTGCTAAGCGTTCCTCAGGGGTACCACCATTGCTCATACACTTGACCAAGCCTGCCGCTAGATCTTCCGGCCATTATGAGTGCAGCAACTTGTCATCGTCTTCACCGCGCCAAGAAGGTGACATTGGGCAAGAAGTCGATGAGGCCTGGAAGACATTGGATGATATAACCGCCTTACAGTTTGTCCTAGATCATGATCGAGGAGCTTTGGCTCCACCGACGCCGATATCTCCCATGTTTGCAGACATGGACCTCCTTACAGTCCAGCGCACATCACAGGAATCGCCCACCCATCACAAGAAGCCTTTTCATAAATGGATGAACACACTGCGAAAACGCGGCATGCAACGCCTGAGGAACGCAGACTTGGATCCTGTCTCCCCGAAATCTTTTCGTAATATAGACACCGAAGTGGCCAAGTCTTACCAGCGGGGCCACCGCCGATGCTCGTCATCAGACTCGTCGATCGATTTCGTCACCGCGATGAAAAGTCCAAGTATAAGCCTCACAAGCTTCACTGCCTTCGGTCTCCCACGACGAAATGTTGGCGTCGCCTCCAACAAAGCGCCTTCACGGAcgggccgcagcagcagagcTTCTATGTCAGGGTTAAGAACCTCTGAAGATAGCCAGTATCCAGTCAGGTCTCCGGCAATGGATCCTGCTATCGTGGAACGCTCTCTGCAGCGCCGACGTATTCTTGACGAGTTAATTAGTACGGAGGAAGGCTACATTGCGGATGTACGCTTTCTCATGAAT GTCTATGTCACCATCCTCGCGTCTCTGCCTACACAGTCTCCTGGCCTGCGGTCCTCAATCAACAGAAACATGACAGAAATTGTTCAGCTTCACGAGGAGCTGCTGGAAGAACTGCGATTAGCCATTCCCGATTCCGAGTTTGTGCATTATGAAACTTGCACCGCTCAACCCCCGAAGTCAGCAAGACGAGGTCACTATCGTTGGCGAAGTCTAGACTCCGTTCCCGAGGATAAGAGCGACGGAATGGCATGGCTACGAGCCATTCCTGGGGTGATAGCAGATCCTCAGGTCGCTGCTGAAGTCGCCAGGATCTTTATCTCGAAG ATGAACTCCTTTTTCATCTACGAAGAATACGGCGCCAAATATGAACTCATGATTAAGGATGTCGCGGAGGCCCGCCGAACAATGACGGACTGGGAAAAGTACCAGAAGGGCTTGGAGACTTTGGCTGCGTCGTTGGGGCCAGAAAAGAGCCATCGCGAAAGCTCCAAAAAGTCTCTAACGGTTCCAGATCTGCTTGTTAAG CCGATACAACGCGTGTGTAAATACCCCCTCCTATTCGCGGAGCTCTTGAAGTACACCCCTGTTGTCGACTGTCCTCAGTCGCATATGGTGGTCGAAGATGCTCTTTTACGTCTCAGGGAAGCCACTGCAGAGATAAACCGGGCAACAGATGACCCTAAGATCAAATGCACTCTTCAAAGAACCTGGAATCTTCAAGATCGCCTCGTCTTTGCAGATCAG ATCCTTGATGCGGCCTCAAAGAATCGCATCCGATCTTTTGGCCACATCCACCTCTGCGGCACGCTACATGTTTGCTGGCAGACAAAGGACTCTATATCTGGCCAATACTTGATATGTCTTCTCTATAGGGATTGGCTTTGCATCGCATCTGCAAGCAGATTTGGGCAGACTTACACGATCCTCTTGTGTGTCTCTTTAACGGCTGTCAAGGTTGAAGACGCTGACAATGGAAGAG GGCTTCAGTGTCATACAGCACCCTACTCATGGAAGCTTGTTTTCCAGTGCGATAATGAGCTGTACGAGATCATCATGACTGCTTGCAGCCCTCGGGAATACCACGAATGGCGCGGACGTTTAGAACAATCGAGCTCGGCCCATGTATCAGGTCCTTTAAACCCAATGTCCTTTCGGGCCCACTCTATGAACATCAAGAGTTTGGGCGCAGTCTTTGGAAAACCAG GTACCGTCGCTCGACGAATTTCGATTCATCGTGCAAGTACTGCCGGGCCTAAGATGACGCTCTGCCAAGTAGTCCTGAAGAACACCACCGTTGAAAGAGAAAGTTCTGTTGCGGTGGCCACTGTGTCAGCCAAGACTCGCCTCCATAGGTCACAGTCGCTCGTGGCGCCGCCGGAGAGCCGCGTCACTGTCCTATCACCTTCCAGGAGTGATCGGTCCAGGCTGGAAGCAATCCTATCAGATGTGTGGACGCGCGAggctcttccctttccgggGATGACGGTCCGTTCACGAAGCGAGCATTTGGTTCGCTCAAGCGCTTCGTCGGTAATGAGGAAGCTAAGTGTGGCGAGCATCGCAAGCTCCTTTACCAAGCGGTCCGTGAGCATGGCCAGTACGACGACAACTCGTGCTTGTACCTCTGTGGCTGCTGCTATAGACGACAGTAACAACATGGCTCTGGTTGCGACCAAGTCTGTGATTAAGAATCACCGCGGCTCCTCGTTCCTGAGATCTCAGAAAAAAGGCGACTCTTCAAGTCATCAAACAATTGATACGAAGAGTGTCGCTACAATGCCTATAGGATCGGGCGATGATAGGAACAGCAGTGATGGTTTGGGTTCGGCTGGAGTACTGTCAGTTTCAGATACTGCTATTGACAAGTATGGAATCACTGCTGGGAGCAGGGATGGTCGAGCAGCGATTGGGGATAGGTCTTACGAGTCTACTGTCCAGATATCAAGGCCCGATCTTTCCATGCTACCTTTATCCCAAGTTATTACGACATTCGATGGGGTCGATAGCGCGTTGGCAAGCTGCCAGAACTCGGTAGTATCGTCAAGGTCAGACAAAGCAACGGCGGCAGCCGAGGTCACGTCAATACCCCTTGATCAACCACCACCTGGACGCTGGGATACGATGTCGATTCGCGTGAGCAGCGATGCCATTCCCAGGACGCCGAGCCGAAGAGGCACGGGAGATACAGCCGGCTGTGGTAGCGAAACGCCGTCTTCTATCAAATCGGCACGCCGTTGGACAAAGGGCGGAATGAATCGTGGTGTTAGTTTTCGGGGACTTCGCAACTTGTTCGCTTAA
- a CDS encoding PRO41 protein, protein MGRLIKNHWARLIVLSAATYQVAAGLESYFWPKIFFDFLTHSLDGAVRPVPVLQTVNILLGFLMLAWEWPLGAIAGSGFHRSLELRLAIIPVAAISAGLIYQGTNAAVYYLIGMAVYFWAYSEGEIICAKPWTLPQRGGRGARV, encoded by the exons ATGGGAAGACTTATCAAGAACCACTGGGCGAGGCTCATCGTTCTCTCAGCCGCAACTT ACCAAGTCGCTGCCGGCCTCGAGTCCTACTTCTGGCCGAAGATCTTCTTCGACTTTTTGACCCACTCGCTGGATGGTGCTGTGCGGCCGGTGCCCGTGCTACAGACGGTCAACATCCTACTAGGGTTCCTGATGTTAGCGTGGGAGTGGCCTCTGGGTGCGATCGCTGGATCTGGATTCCACCGAAGTCTCGAGCTGCGTCTCGCTATCATCCCagttgctgccatttctgccGGCCTGATCTACCAAGGCACCAACGCTGCCGTCTACTATCTGATTGGTATGGCTGTGTACTTTTGGGCATATAGTGAGGGAGAG ATCATCTGCGCAAAGCCGTGGACTCTACCTCAGCGTGGAGGGCGTGGTGCGCGTGTCTAA